The Glycine soja cultivar W05 chromosome 19, ASM419377v2, whole genome shotgun sequence genomic sequence TGGCAAGCTTATAATCCCGAAAGCCAAGCAAAAATAAGCCATCAACCGACGCCTATTTTATTTGCTTCATCATCTctgtttttctttatattttcagtgaaacataaaatgtaaaagaaaatatgtttgagtatttttattttcaattttaaaaattaaactcaccaACAAAACTCAACATAATTGGTAAATAAATAAGTCTTTTAAGGGTTCGATTTCAGATGCTTACATGAAAAAGATTCGACCATTATCCATTCTAAACGAATTCCAAGCCCTACACATCATATACCTTGTAAGGTGGGACACTTACTTTGATAGGAGTGTCATTCTCACTACTGTTTTAAGCAACTACCTTATAAGTCATACCAATTGCATAAACACCATGTGTGTTTACAGATGAAGTATGGGATTCTAAGACAGTAGATTGACAGCTTAACTAATCCAATCTCATTTAATTCAAACCACCCAACACCTATAAATAGCAGAACCCTCCCTTCTCTAGATACGCATCAGTTAATATTGTTATTACTCTACCAAAATTCTTATTAACTTGAGTGTTAAAGTGCAAATAATTACTATTGTCACAACCACCAGAGGATCTCAACATCCAACAACCAACCTCAACACGTGCTCCCAACACCCCGTCCACCTCAGTTCAACATAAATTATCTAGGGAATATCCTTAGTGCACACACTTGCAACGAAAAAATATTCACTCCAAATCTTCAAAAATtctgaaaacaacaaaaagtcaTTTAACATGTCTTCTTCACTCATCATGATAACATTTTTGGAATTTCCATAATTTTGATTACCTGCATCCCCACCCCTTTTGTTTCATTCTATTCTAGACTCCTTTaagtttttttccctttcctATCATGGTATTCATAGAAATATCACTTCCAATAGTTGTAACTTCTAAACGATTTGCATACCGAAattcattaataaataaaattaatctctTTTTGATCTAGGAGGCCCCAACATGTATTCAAAAAGTAAAACTGAAAAactagttttagttttattgtAAACTACTGTCCAACACGTAAATCAACTACACCAGATCATTCAAACTTAACCAAAGATTCCAAATGAGTCCTAGATATGCAACTACGGAGAGAAAACTTTGCTTCTTATAGTAATCTTATCTAACTCAAACTAAATTACCTACACTAGAGGATGCTTATGATTTATACcaaaaatcatattataaaCTGAGAGCTACCTCAATTTTGTCTTGAtactcaatttgaaatgaaagaagaaaagattcTTTTTGCTAACTCAATTAGCAAAATGAAATTCTGAGTTCAAACTTAGATTTACAAACTCTAATGTAAACATGCACTGAATTGTTTTGTGACCCTAATATTGTGTTGAAAAAATGAAGTGATTTTTGAACAGGTTGCATGTTTTAATTAAAGTTTACAAACCTCAATTTATATGAACTTCATTTTGCAAAAACAACCCTaccttttctttcatttgaaaCTAAGTTTTGAGACAAAACCCAATTTACAATTGGATTCAATTGAAAACCATACAAAGAGCTTTTTTAGTTTTACCTTCTGAAATGTACGTTGAGCACCTCCCAACTGAAAACCAAGCATGCCTTGTTATCCAAGTCATTCAACTTAATGCTGTGCAAAATGTTCTTAGGCAAGCAATGTGTGCAACACTTAGTTGACAGATAGTCAAAAgataatatcaaataaaatggaGCGGTGGTAGCAAACATCAAAGAGGCTGTCCTCCCAATCACAAATAATTCCAGAGGTGACGGCAATGGCAGAAAACACCATACCTGTGTTTAAGACACTACTAACAAAACACACTCTCAGGTGAGATTCATTCGGTGCCTGAAAGTTCCACAAATGAGGCAAGGCTACCCACCTTGCTTATcagttaaaacaaaacaaaacaacaagcaaTAGTTATCATCAATCTGGTAAGTAACCAAGTAGGCACAGGTTTCTGCTACATGTTATTACAAagctgacaaaaaaaaacaagtgcATTAAAGTGACCAATGAGCAGATTCATATGCCCTGGACTGTTCTAGATCCATATAATGCCTCCTGCCCTGTTGGGACAGGTCCAGCTCACCATGAAGTTGGCTATTGAGAGGCTGTGAAATCTGACCGAGACCTAGATCAGGGACCACCTCGGGCGAACAGTTACCAGAATCAATGCCCTTGAAAAACCACGAGGTATTTGGAAGTTGATGGATTGATGCACCATGAGATGATGCAGCAAGTTGTGTCAAGGGTGTCCCGTTGAAATTTATCATGTTACTCAACCCAAGACTTGGTGCTGTGTTTCTAGAACCCCATGTTTGATTTGACAGAAGAGAGAGAGCACAGCTCGTGTCGGTGACCCCAATGTAACTTTCCCCTGGAGGATGTCCCGGGCTGGCGAAGCTTGTCCCACCCACCGAACCTTGcaagaaaaggtcagatgatgTCTCTGAGTTGCCATTCCAGCTAAGTGTGGAGGTTTGATTTCCAGGAGCTAGCTCAGATGATCTAGGAGTTGGAAGTGAATTTCTCAGACTAAGCTTTGGGTATGAAGTCAATTCCATCAGAAAGTTGCTACCT encodes the following:
- the LOC114398044 gene encoding squamosa promoter-binding-like protein 9; translated protein: MASDAKLSSSESLNGLKFGQKIYFEDVGLATPATSLTSSSSSSSAATVTSSSSSRKGRGGSVQPAQPPRCQVEGCKVDLSDAKAYYSRHKVCGMHSKSPSVIVAGLQQRFCQQCSRFHQLPEFDQGKRSCRRRLAGHNERRRKPPTSSLLTSRYARLSSSAFDNSGRGSNFLMELTSYPKLSLRNSLPTPRSSELAPGNQTSTLSWNGNSETSSDLFLQGSVGGTSFASPGHPPGESYIGVTDTSCALSLLSNQTWGSRNTAPSLGLSNMINFNGTPLTQLAASSHGASIHQLPNTSWFFKGIDSGNCSPEVVPDLGLGQISQPLNSQLHGELDLSQQGRRHYMDLEQSRAYESAHWSL